From the Entomomonas sp. E2T0 genome, one window contains:
- a CDS encoding phosphatidate cytidylyltransferase, giving the protein MLKQRVLTALVLIPIALWGFFYLEGGSFAIFIGIVVTLGAWEWARLVGLEESGSRIGYAAICVVLLVLLWNMPSWSRFIVLLGVVWWSFAWLLVIGFPETTNYWKNNSYKYLIGLLILVPAWQGLILLKQSGEYGNWIIFSVMIFVWAADIGAYFAGRTWGKDKLAPKVSPGKSWQGFWGGLAAALIIGLFIYISTDFIQGKLLLSLVCLIILVIFSVLGDLTESMFKREAGLKDSSNLLPGHGGVLDRIDSLTAAVPVAVLLLWVLGS; this is encoded by the coding sequence GTGTTAAAACAACGAGTATTAACAGCCTTAGTGCTTATTCCCATTGCACTATGGGGATTCTTTTACTTAGAAGGTGGTTCCTTTGCTATTTTTATAGGCATTGTGGTTACCTTAGGTGCTTGGGAGTGGGCTCGATTAGTTGGCTTAGAAGAATCTGGTAGTCGTATTGGTTATGCCGCTATTTGTGTGGTCTTGTTAGTATTACTCTGGAATATGCCTTCATGGTCAAGATTTATTGTATTGTTAGGTGTTGTTTGGTGGAGTTTCGCTTGGTTATTGGTAATTGGTTTTCCTGAAACAACTAATTATTGGAAGAATAATAGTTATAAATATTTGATTGGGTTATTAATTTTAGTGCCAGCATGGCAAGGACTTATTTTATTAAAGCAATCTGGTGAGTATGGTAATTGGATTATTTTTAGTGTGATGATCTTTGTTTGGGCTGCAGATATTGGTGCTTATTTTGCTGGCAGAACTTGGGGTAAAGATAAATTAGCACCTAAAGTTAGCCCTGGTAAAAGCTGGCAAGGTTTTTGGGGTGGTTTAGCAGCCGCTTTAATTATTGGATTATTTATTTACATTAGTACTGATTTTATTCAAGGAAAATTATTGTTAAGCCTTGTCTGTTTAATTATTTTAGTCATTTTCTCTGTATTAGGTGATTTAACAGAAAGTATGTTTAAGCGTGAAGCTGGGTTAAAAGATAGTAGTAATCTACTACCTGGACATGGTGGCGTATTAGACCGAATAGATAGTTTGACTGCTGCTGTGCCTGTAGCTGTACTATTACTTTGGGTGCTTGGTAGTTAA
- the rpsB gene encoding 30S ribosomal protein S2: MSQVSMRDMLQAGVHFGHQTRYWNPKMGKYIFGARNRIHIVNLEKTLPMFNQAIAFLEKAVTGKNKVLFVGTKRSASRIVAEQAKRCKMPYVDHRWLGGMLTNYKTIRQSIKRLRELESQSQDGTFDKLTKKEALMRSRDLEKLERSLGGIKDMGGLPDVLFVIDVDHEKIAIAEANKLGIPVIGVVDTNSDPDGVDYVIPGNDDAIRAIQLYLGTAADVVLKAKQGAGAVAEEFIEEAAEETAEG; the protein is encoded by the coding sequence ATGTCTCAAGTATCAATGCGTGATATGCTACAAGCTGGTGTACATTTTGGACACCAAACTCGTTACTGGAATCCAAAAATGGGCAAATACATTTTTGGTGCTCGTAATAGAATCCATATCGTTAACCTAGAAAAAACTTTACCTATGTTTAACCAAGCTATCGCTTTTTTAGAAAAAGCTGTAACAGGTAAAAACAAAGTATTGTTCGTAGGTACTAAGCGTTCAGCTAGCAGAATCGTTGCAGAACAAGCTAAACGTTGCAAAATGCCATATGTTGATCACCGTTGGTTAGGTGGCATGTTGACGAATTACAAAACTATTCGTCAATCTATCAAACGTTTACGTGAGTTAGAATCTCAATCTCAAGATGGTACTTTTGATAAATTAACTAAGAAAGAAGCGTTAATGCGTTCTCGTGATTTAGAGAAATTAGAGCGTAGTCTTGGTGGTATTAAAGACATGGGTGGTTTACCAGACGTATTATTTGTAATCGACGTTGACCATGAAAAAATTGCTATCGCTGAAGCTAATAAGCTAGGTATTCCAGTAATTGGTGTAGTGGATACTAACAGTGATCCAGATGGCGTTGATTATGTTATCCCTGGTAATGATGATGCTATCCGTGCTATTCAGTTATATTTAGGTACTGCTGCTGATGTAGTATTAAAAGCTAAACAAGGCGCTGGCGCTGTAGCTGAAGAATTTATTGAAGAAGCAGCTGAAGAGACTGCTGAAGGTTAA
- a CDS encoding AAA family ATPase: MTAELVKNLQNPSLYDHPVEQFTVIETHVSWVILTGPYAYKIKKAVDFGFLDYTQLVDRKHFCEEELRLNQRLTKDIYLEVLPVTGTEDNPQIAGQGEVIEYVLKMRQFPQDQLLSQLQARGELTEQHIDQLAKQLAKFHLATPKVAPAHELGSPEGVMAPVRQNFEQIRAMLPEDKAGFIQLDALEAWAESSYERLKPLLAERKANGFIRECHGDVHLNNAAILDDQVVIFDCIEFNEPFRLTDVTADIGFVVMDLEDRKLYSLANRLLNTYLEETGDYQSLEIMKFYKAYRAMVRAKVALFSLGHVTERSVREAILSQYYNYANLAESYTLIPTRCLLVTCGVSAVGKSYISTKIVEQFGAIRLRSDVERKRLLGADTPKEQLYSPEATVKTYEHLYQLAKNSLRAGYVVILDAAYLKHEERVKAKQVAEEVGVPFFIVECDAPLEIIEKNLAKREQENNDPSDATFEVVKQQLEWREPLTAEEKATSCLVETQNRESIEKLIEYINQYLRRDKNKY; encoded by the coding sequence ATGACTGCTGAATTAGTTAAGAATCTTCAAAACCCTTCATTATATGATCATCCTGTAGAACAGTTTACAGTGATAGAAACCCATGTTTCATGGGTAATATTAACAGGGCCTTATGCTTATAAAATTAAAAAGGCCGTTGATTTTGGCTTCTTAGACTATACTCAGTTAGTTGATCGTAAACATTTTTGTGAAGAAGAGTTGCGTTTAAATCAACGTCTTACTAAGGATATTTACTTAGAAGTATTGCCTGTTACAGGTACAGAAGATAATCCTCAAATTGCTGGACAAGGTGAAGTAATAGAGTATGTATTAAAAATGCGTCAATTCCCTCAAGATCAATTATTAAGTCAATTGCAAGCACGGGGAGAGTTAACAGAGCAACATATTGACCAGTTAGCTAAGCAACTTGCAAAATTTCATCTGGCAACCCCTAAAGTAGCTCCAGCTCATGAGTTAGGTTCGCCTGAAGGAGTCATGGCGCCAGTTAGGCAAAATTTTGAGCAAATACGGGCTATGTTACCTGAAGACAAGGCAGGTTTTATTCAGTTAGATGCTTTAGAGGCTTGGGCTGAAAGTAGCTATGAAAGATTAAAACCTTTATTGGCTGAACGTAAAGCTAATGGTTTTATAAGAGAGTGTCATGGTGATGTACATTTAAATAATGCAGCTATTTTAGATGATCAAGTGGTGATATTTGACTGTATTGAATTCAATGAGCCTTTTAGACTGACAGATGTTACGGCAGATATAGGCTTTGTGGTAATGGATTTAGAGGATAGAAAATTATATTCATTGGCTAACCGTTTATTAAATACTTACCTAGAAGAAACAGGTGATTACCAATCACTAGAGATAATGAAATTCTATAAAGCTTATAGGGCTATGGTCCGTGCTAAAGTGGCTTTATTTAGTTTGGGTCATGTGACTGAACGAAGTGTAAGAGAAGCTATATTAAGTCAATATTATAACTACGCAAACCTTGCTGAAAGTTATACATTAATTCCTACCCGTTGTTTATTAGTTACTTGTGGTGTTTCTGCAGTAGGAAAAAGTTATATTTCTACTAAGATAGTTGAGCAATTTGGCGCTATAAGATTACGTAGTGATGTAGAACGTAAACGTTTATTAGGTGCTGATACACCAAAAGAGCAACTCTATAGTCCAGAAGCAACAGTTAAAACCTATGAGCATTTATATCAACTGGCTAAAAATAGTTTACGAGCAGGTTATGTTGTGATTTTAGATGCTGCTTATTTAAAACATGAGGAACGTGTAAAAGCTAAGCAAGTAGCAGAAGAAGTAGGAGTACCTTTCTTTATTGTAGAGTGTGATGCACCGTTAGAGATAATTGAAAAGAACTTAGCTAAGCGAGAACAAGAAAATAATGATCCCTCAGATGCTACATTTGAAGTAGTTAAGCAGCAATTAGAATGGCGTGAACCATTGACCGCTGAAGAGAAGGCGACAAGCTGTTTAGTAGAAACACAAAATAGAGAGAGTATAGAGAAGCTAATAGAGTATATTAATCAATATTTAAGACGTGATAAAAATAAATATTAA
- the frr gene encoding ribosome recycling factor, protein MINEIKKDTQTRMQKTVESLGHAFAKIRTGRAHPSILDSVMVSYYGADTPLNQVANINVEDARTLAISVFDKSMTQAVEKAIMTSDLGLNPASAGTVIRVPMPPLTEETRKGYTKQARGEAENARVAIRNIRRDAITQLKDLLKEKEISEDDERRAQDEIQKLTDKFVADVDKALEQKETDLMAV, encoded by the coding sequence ATGATCAATGAGATCAAAAAAGACACACAAACACGCATGCAAAAAACAGTAGAGTCATTAGGCCATGCTTTTGCTAAAATTCGTACTGGACGTGCTCATCCTAGTATTTTAGATAGTGTAATGGTTTCTTATTATGGTGCTGATACACCATTAAATCAGGTGGCTAATATTAATGTGGAAGATGCTCGGACATTAGCTATTAGTGTATTTGATAAGAGTATGACACAGGCTGTAGAAAAAGCCATTATGACGTCTGATTTAGGATTAAATCCTGCTTCAGCAGGCACAGTGATTCGTGTTCCTATGCCACCTTTAACGGAAGAAACCCGTAAAGGTTATACTAAACAAGCACGTGGTGAGGCTGAAAATGCACGGGTGGCGATTCGTAATATTCGTCGTGATGCGATTACTCAATTAAAAGATTTGTTAAAAGAAAAAGAAATCAGTGAAGATGATGAGCGTCGTGCACAAGACGAAATCCAAAAACTAACTGATAAATTTGTAGCTGATGTGGATAAAGCATTAGAGCAAAAAGAAACAGATTTAATGGCTGTTTAA
- a CDS encoding isoprenyl transferase — MKMPKQSQATSVPRHVAIIMDGNNRWAKKRLLPHAAGHKAGVAAVRAAVEVCAEANVKVLTLFAFSSENWQRPITEVQALMRLFLWALKQEVKKLNQHNVQLKIIGDRSAFSEELQQAMHEAEMLTANNQGLILQIAANYGGQWDILQATQKIASQVLANEIQVDNITTDLIESKLVTSPFSSPDLCIRTGGERRVSNFLLWQLAYTELYFSDVLWPDFKHEAMQAALADYSARQRRFGKTSEQIEQGE; from the coding sequence ATGAAAATGCCTAAACAGTCTCAAGCTACATCTGTCCCTAGGCATGTAGCAATTATAATGGATGGTAATAATCGCTGGGCAAAAAAACGATTATTACCTCATGCCGCTGGTCATAAAGCAGGTGTTGCTGCTGTGCGTGCAGCGGTTGAAGTTTGCGCAGAGGCTAATGTTAAGGTATTAACTTTATTTGCTTTTTCCAGTGAAAATTGGCAACGGCCTATTACTGAAGTACAAGCTTTAATGCGATTGTTTTTATGGGCTTTAAAACAAGAAGTCAAAAAACTTAATCAACACAATGTACAGTTAAAAATTATTGGTGATCGTTCGGCCTTTAGTGAAGAGTTACAACAGGCTATGCATGAAGCAGAAATGTTAACAGCCAATAATCAAGGTCTTATTTTGCAAATAGCTGCTAATTACGGTGGACAGTGGGATATTTTACAGGCCACTCAGAAGATAGCATCACAAGTACTAGCTAATGAAATACAAGTTGATAATATCACAACAGATTTAATTGAAAGTAAACTAGTAACATCTCCTTTTTCCTCACCAGATCTTTGTATCCGTACAGGTGGTGAACGTAGAGTTAGTAATTTCTTATTATGGCAATTGGCTTACACAGAGCTTTATTTTTCAGATGTGTTATGGCCAGATTTTAAACATGAAGCAATGCAAGCTGCACTAGCTGATTACTCTGCTAGACAACGTCGTTTTGGCAAGACTAGTGAGCAGATAGAGCAAGGAGAATAA
- a CDS encoding transporter substrate-binding domain-containing protein, protein MKKLLAITLVFFTGVVFAESRLDSVMQKKVLAVCTTGDYKPYTFVNNDGSFEGIDIAMAKSLAKSLGVEVKWVKTTWKTLTPDFLKGECDIAMGGISVILDRQKIAFFSNTIDIDGKIPLVRCENKDKYKTIEQINQPHVTLIEPKGGTNEAFVHKYLPKANLTLSDDNMAIFQQLVDKKYEVMITDSSEALYQQKRHPDLCAIDPSMPMQYGEKAYMLPKGDIIWKQYVDQWLHLAKATGEYQAVIDQWLASH, encoded by the coding sequence ATGAAAAAACTGCTTGCTATAACGTTAGTCTTCTTCACTGGAGTTGTATTTGCAGAGTCTCGTTTAGATAGTGTTATGCAAAAGAAGGTATTGGCGGTTTGTACCACAGGCGATTATAAGCCTTATACCTTTGTAAATAATGATGGTTCTTTTGAAGGTATTGATATTGCTATGGCTAAATCCTTAGCGAAAAGCTTAGGGGTTGAGGTAAAATGGGTAAAAACCACATGGAAAACCTTAACTCCTGACTTTTTAAAAGGTGAATGTGATATAGCCATGGGAGGAATTTCGGTTATTTTAGATCGACAAAAAATAGCATTCTTTTCTAATACTATAGATATTGACGGTAAAATTCCCCTAGTACGTTGTGAAAATAAAGATAAATATAAAACCATCGAGCAGATTAATCAGCCCCATGTTACTTTGATTGAACCAAAAGGCGGCACTAATGAAGCATTTGTACACAAATATTTACCTAAAGCAAATTTAACTTTATCTGACGATAATATGGCTATTTTTCAGCAGCTGGTGGATAAAAAGTATGAGGTAATGATTACTGATAGTTCAGAAGCACTCTATCAACAAAAACGTCATCCAGATTTATGTGCTATTGATCCTAGTATGCCTATGCAGTATGGTGAAAAAGCTTATATGTTGCCAAAGGGTGATATCATTTGGAAGCAATACGTTGACCAATGGTTACACTTAGCCAAAGCTACTGGTGAATATCAAGCCGTTATTGATCAGTGGTTAGCTAGTCACTAA
- the uvrA gene encoding excinuclease ABC subunit UvrA has product MESILVRGARTHNLKNIDLTLPRDKLIVITGLSGSGKSSLAFDTLYAEGQRRYVESLSAYARQFLSMMEKPDVDAIEGLSPAISIEQKSTSHNPRSTVGTITEIYDYLRLLYARVGTPHCPDHDTPLEAQTVSQMVDQVLALPEGAKLMLLAPIIKERKGEHLVVFEEMRAQGFVRARVDGRLYELDELPKLDKQKKHSIDVVIDRFRVKPDIQQRLAESFETALKLAEDTAIIAPMDGEEIEEILFSAKFACPICGFSISELEPKLFSFNNPAGACPTCDGLGVKQFFDARRIVNEDLTLGEGAIRGWDRRNAYTFQMLNSLASHYKFSLDVPFKELTEKQRSFVLNGSGNEQISFNYLNDRGDVVKRKHPFEGVLPNLERRYRETESQSVREDLAKLLSTQACPSCSGARLRPEARCVWVGKKTLPEVVALPVGDSHSYFSGLTLTGTKGAIAEKILKEISLRLEFLVNVGLDYLTLERSAETLSGGEAQRIRLASQIGAGLVGVMYILDEPSIGLHQRDNDRLLKTLTHLRDLGNTVIVVEHDEDAIRLADYVVDIGPGAGVHGGQIVAKGSPKEVMANPDSLTGKYLSGKLKIEVPKKRTAYNKKKELVLKGAKGNNLNEVTLRIPLGLFTCVTGVSGSGKSTLINDTLYPLAATTLNNATTLEVAAYESIKGLDQLDKVVDIDQSPIGRTPRSNPATYTGIFTPIRELFAAVPESRARGYNVGRFSFNVKGGRCEACQGDGVIKVEMHFLPDVYVPCDVCKGKRYNRETLDIKYKGKTIHEVLEMTIEDAATFFEAVPALSRKLQTLMDVGLSYIKLGQSATTLSGGEAQRVKLARELSKRDTGKTLYILDEPTTGLHFADIQQLLVVLHRLRDHGNTVVVIEHNLDVIKTADWLVDLGPEGGSKGGEIIATGTPEELIEIPHSWTGKFLKPLLVKSKAAAPKKSKKA; this is encoded by the coding sequence TTGGAAAGTATATTAGTCCGTGGTGCACGTACCCATAATCTTAAAAATATAGATTTAACCTTACCTCGTGATAAGTTAATTGTGATTACAGGGCTTTCTGGTTCTGGTAAGTCCTCATTGGCTTTTGATACGTTGTATGCAGAGGGACAAAGGCGTTATGTGGAGTCACTATCGGCTTATGCACGACAGTTCTTATCGATGATGGAAAAGCCAGATGTGGATGCTATTGAAGGTTTATCGCCAGCTATTTCAATTGAGCAGAAATCTACTTCGCATAACCCACGTTCTACAGTGGGAACTATTACAGAGATTTATGACTACTTACGGTTATTGTATGCTCGTGTAGGTACACCTCATTGCCCAGATCATGATACGCCATTAGAGGCACAAACTGTTAGCCAGATGGTTGACCAAGTATTAGCTTTACCTGAGGGGGCTAAGCTAATGTTATTGGCACCTATTATTAAAGAACGTAAAGGTGAGCATTTAGTTGTTTTTGAAGAAATGCGGGCGCAGGGTTTTGTAAGAGCTAGAGTAGATGGTCGACTATATGAGTTAGATGAGCTGCCTAAATTAGATAAGCAGAAAAAACACAGTATAGATGTGGTGATTGATCGTTTTAGAGTTAAGCCAGATATCCAACAGCGTTTGGCTGAGTCCTTTGAAACAGCCCTTAAGTTAGCGGAAGATACAGCTATTATTGCGCCTATGGATGGTGAGGAAATAGAAGAGATTTTATTTTCTGCTAAATTTGCTTGTCCTATTTGTGGTTTCTCGATCAGTGAATTAGAACCTAAATTATTTTCTTTTAATAACCCTGCTGGCGCTTGTCCTACTTGTGATGGTTTAGGTGTTAAGCAGTTTTTTGATGCTAGACGTATTGTTAATGAAGATTTAACTTTAGGTGAGGGGGCTATCCGTGGTTGGGATCGCCGTAACGCCTATACTTTCCAAATGTTAAACTCGTTAGCAAGCCATTATAAATTTAGTTTAGATGTGCCTTTTAAAGAGTTGACGGAGAAACAGCGAAGTTTCGTGCTTAATGGCAGTGGTAATGAGCAGATTAGTTTTAATTATTTAAATGATCGTGGTGACGTAGTTAAGCGTAAGCATCCTTTTGAGGGGGTATTACCTAATTTAGAACGACGTTATCGTGAAACTGAATCGCAAAGTGTACGCGAGGACTTGGCAAAACTATTAAGTACCCAAGCTTGTCCTAGTTGTAGTGGAGCTAGATTGCGTCCAGAAGCACGTTGTGTATGGGTAGGTAAGAAAACTTTACCTGAAGTGGTAGCGTTACCTGTGGGGGATTCTCATAGTTATTTTTCAGGATTAACTTTAACGGGAACGAAAGGTGCAATTGCTGAAAAAATTCTTAAAGAAATTAGCTTACGTTTAGAGTTTCTGGTTAATGTAGGGTTAGATTATTTAACTTTAGAACGTAGTGCTGAAACCTTATCGGGTGGTGAGGCGCAGCGTATTCGTTTAGCTAGTCAAATAGGTGCTGGACTGGTTGGTGTTATGTATATTCTGGATGAACCCTCTATTGGGCTACATCAACGAGATAATGATCGGTTACTAAAAACCTTAACTCATTTACGGGATTTAGGTAATACAGTTATTGTGGTAGAGCATGATGAGGATGCTATTCGTCTAGCTGACTATGTGGTGGATATTGGTCCTGGTGCTGGAGTGCACGGTGGGCAAATTGTAGCTAAAGGTTCACCTAAAGAGGTCATGGCAAACCCTGATTCATTAACAGGGAAATACCTATCAGGTAAATTAAAAATAGAAGTGCCTAAAAAACGCACAGCCTATAATAAAAAGAAAGAGTTAGTTTTAAAGGGGGCTAAGGGTAATAACCTTAATGAAGTGACTTTAAGAATACCATTAGGATTATTTACTTGTGTAACGGGCGTTTCTGGTTCAGGTAAGTCTACCTTAATTAATGATACCTTGTATCCATTAGCAGCAACTACCTTAAATAATGCTACTACCTTAGAGGTGGCCGCTTATGAATCTATTAAAGGCTTAGATCAATTAGATAAAGTAGTGGATATTGACCAAAGTCCTATTGGTCGTACTCCCCGTTCTAATCCAGCTACTTATACAGGAATTTTTACCCCTATTCGTGAATTATTTGCGGCGGTACCTGAATCAAGAGCACGTGGTTATAATGTTGGGCGTTTCTCGTTTAATGTCAAAGGTGGCCGCTGTGAGGCCTGCCAAGGTGATGGCGTTATTAAAGTAGAAATGCATTTTTTACCAGATGTCTATGTACCTTGTGATGTGTGCAAAGGTAAACGTTATAACCGTGAAACCTTAGATATTAAGTACAAGGGCAAAACCATTCACGAAGTGTTGGAAATGACTATCGAAGACGCTGCTACGTTTTTTGAGGCAGTACCTGCATTATCCCGTAAATTGCAGACATTAATGGATGTAGGGTTGTCTTATATTAAGTTGGGGCAAAGTGCTACTACTCTTTCAGGTGGTGAGGCGCAAAGGGTTAAACTAGCGCGCGAGTTGTCTAAACGGGATACAGGTAAGACCTTGTATATCTTAGATGAGCCTACTACAGGGTTACATTTTGCTGATATTCAGCAGTTATTAGTGGTGTTACATCGTTTACGCGATCATGGTAATACGGTGGTGGTGATTGAGCATAACCTTGATGTCATTAAGACCGCTGATTGGTTGGTGGATTTAGGTCCTGAGGGTGGTTCGAAGGGGGGTGAGATTATTGCTACTGGTACACCTGAGGAGCTAATTGAAATACCCCACTCATGGACGGGTAAATTCTTAAAACCGCTATTAGTAAAAAGTAAAGCAGCAGCCCCTAAGAAAAGCAAAAAGGCTTAG
- the pyrH gene encoding UMP kinase has translation MAQQVGLRQPRYKRILLKLSGEALMGSEDFGIDPKVLDRMALEVGQLVGIGVQVGLVIGGGNLFRGAALSAAGMDRVTGDHMGMLATVMNALAMRDALERSNIPALVMSAISMVGVTDHYDRRKAMRHLKSGEVVIFSAGTGNPFFTTDSAACLRAIEIDADVVLKATKVDGVYTADPFKDPDAKKFDHLTYDEVLERKLGVMDLTAICLCQDHQMPLRVFNMNKPGALLNIVVGGGEGTLIEEKKHDQ, from the coding sequence ATGGCTCAGCAAGTGGGATTAAGACAGCCACGATATAAACGTATTTTATTGAAGCTTAGTGGTGAAGCTTTAATGGGGTCTGAAGATTTTGGGATTGATCCTAAAGTTCTTGATCGAATGGCACTTGAAGTAGGGCAGTTAGTAGGTATTGGGGTTCAAGTAGGATTGGTGATTGGTGGTGGTAATTTGTTCCGTGGGGCTGCTTTATCAGCAGCAGGTATGGATCGAGTTACCGGCGACCATATGGGGATGTTAGCCACTGTGATGAATGCGCTAGCTATGCGTGATGCATTAGAACGTTCTAATATTCCAGCATTAGTGATGTCTGCTATTTCTATGGTGGGAGTAACAGATCATTATGACCGTCGTAAGGCAATGCGCCATTTAAAATCTGGTGAGGTAGTTATTTTCTCGGCAGGTACAGGTAATCCTTTCTTTACTACAGACTCCGCAGCTTGTTTAAGAGCTATTGAAATAGATGCTGATGTAGTACTAAAAGCTACTAAGGTTGATGGTGTTTATACTGCGGATCCTTTTAAAGATCCAGATGCTAAGAAATTTGACCATTTAACTTATGATGAAGTATTAGAGCGTAAGCTTGGGGTGATGGACTTGACAGCTATTTGTTTATGTCAGGATCATCAGATGCCACTTCGTGTATTTAATATGAATAAACCTGGAGCGTTACTAAATATTGTAGTTGGTGGCGGCGAAGGTACATTGATTGAGGAAAAAAAGCATGATCAATGA
- the tsf gene encoding translation elongation factor Ts — protein MAEITAALVKELRERTGLGMMECKKALVAANGDIEKAIDELRKSGAVKSAKAAGRVAADGVVAAKVADDGKYGVMVEVNSETDFVARDDNFKAFVADTLEKAFAGKITDVAKLAEAQETARQALVQKIGENITIRRIAVAEGDVVGAYVHSNSRIAALVALQGGGDAELAKDIAMHVTASNPAVLNPADISEELVAKEKEVFLALNKEKIEGKPAEVVEKMVAGRIQKFLGEASLVGQSFVKDDSVKVGDHAKKHGAEIISFVRFGVGEGIEKAEVDFAAEVAAQVAATKQ, from the coding sequence ATGGCAGAAATTACTGCAGCATTAGTAAAAGAATTGCGTGAGCGTACAGGGCTTGGCATGATGGAATGTAAAAAAGCTTTAGTAGCAGCAAATGGCGATATTGAAAAAGCAATTGATGAGTTACGTAAATCAGGTGCTGTAAAATCTGCTAAAGCAGCAGGTCGTGTAGCAGCAGATGGTGTGGTTGCGGCTAAAGTAGCTGATGATGGTAAATATGGCGTGATGGTTGAAGTCAACTCTGAAACTGACTTCGTTGCACGTGATGATAATTTCAAGGCGTTTGTTGCTGATACATTAGAAAAAGCCTTTGCTGGTAAAATTACTGATGTTGCTAAATTAGCAGAAGCTCAAGAAACGGCTAGACAAGCATTAGTACAAAAAATTGGTGAAAATATTACTATTCGCCGCATCGCTGTGGCTGAAGGTGATGTTGTAGGTGCTTATGTTCACAGTAATAGCCGTATTGCAGCACTTGTTGCTTTACAAGGTGGTGGTGATGCAGAATTAGCAAAAGATATTGCTATGCATGTTACAGCTAGTAACCCTGCGGTATTAAATCCAGCAGATATTTCTGAAGAGCTAGTTGCAAAAGAGAAAGAAGTATTCTTAGCACTAAACAAAGAAAAAATTGAAGGTAAACCAGCTGAAGTAGTTGAAAAAATGGTTGCTGGACGCATTCAGAAGTTCTTAGGCGAAGCAAGCTTGGTAGGTCAATCTTTTGTTAAAGATGATAGTGTTAAAGTAGGTGATCACGCTAAGAAACATGGTGCAGAAATTATTTCTTTCGTACGCTTTGGTGTAGGTGAAGGTATCGAAAAAGCGGAAGTAGATTTTGCTGCTGAAGTAGCTGCTCAAGTAGCTGCAACTAAGCAATAA